A portion of the Sabethes cyaneus chromosome 3, idSabCyanKW18_F2, whole genome shotgun sequence genome contains these proteins:
- the LOC128743684 gene encoding uncharacterized protein LOC128743684: MTGLVKLTLLLPLLLAINVPEGVLGQMEDSTELASNQNVTYACWSCISKYKTWVDCQNSNEKEYCEMNGMDPEEVECMRSSVNIRITDGDSYYYRLAGCALNESALQQAYLDQFEVMFNQTGETNVTLVEFGTCRGSLCNVMDEEALLRGPVRVVKLNVIDMNSGAPAAVGVQWLTLLMVGMFGFWLVM, encoded by the exons ATGACCGGTTTAGTGAAGCTGACTTTGCTGCTGCCACTGCTGTTGGCAATCAACGTTCCCGAAGGCGTACTCG GGCAAATGGAAGATAGTACGGAACTCGCCAGCAATCAAAATGTGACTTATGCCTGTTGGAGTTGCATCTCCAAGTACAAAACTTGggttgactgtcagaacagcaACGAGAAGGAATACTGCGAGATGAACGGCATGGACCCGGAGGAGGTGGAATGTATGCGAAGTTCGGTAAACATCCGGATTACCGATGGAGACTCGTACTACTATCGGTTAGCCGGATGTGCCCTGAACGAGAGCGCCTTACAGCAGGCCTATCTGGACCAATTCGAAGTCATGTTCAACCAGACGGGGGAGACCAACGTGACACTGGTGGAGTTCGGCACCTGCCGGGGATCGCTCTGCAACGTAATGGATGAAGAAGCGCTGCTGCGGGGACCGGTGCGGGTGGTGAAGCTAAACGTGATCGACATGAATAGTGGGGCTCCGGCCGCCGTTGGGGTACAGTGGCTGACGCTGCTGATGGTTGGCATGTTTGGATTTTGGCTCGTTATGTAA